The sequence below is a genomic window from Tenacibaculum tangerinum.
ATTTAAAGATAATTTAGGAATTATAAAATCAGAATCTTTTTTTAGTAAAAGTTATAAAGAAAAGTCTATTACGAAGATATTACCATTTGGTTTAGAAACTAAGATTCGTCAGTTATTTGAAGGTGAAAAATTATATTTTCATTATCTTATAGCGACAGATAAATTAAAGAAAAGTGAAGATTATATTGATGAATATAGTATTTCAACTCACCTAGCTGTGGATTATTCAAAAGAAACGTTAATTGAAAAGTTAAATTTGAAAGATTATTTTTAAAAACTAAATCAATTCCCCTACCTCTTTAACCTGCCCGACTTGCATATTTCCTAATAAAATATCACCTATACGAACACGTACCAAGCGAAGTGTAGGAAAACCAACTGCGGAAGTCATTTTACGTACTTGTCTGAATTTTCCTTCAGTTAAAGTAACCGATATCCATGGAGTAGGACCGTGACGAGCATCACGAATTTTTTTAGAACGTTCTGGAAGATTCGGAGCATCAATCAAACGAACCTTACAAGGTTTCGTTCTATATTTTTTTCCATCGAAACCAATTTCAACGCCATTTTTTAACTGTTCAATTGCTGTTGAAGTAATAGCACCATCTAATTGTACATAATATTCCTTTTCAACATCACCTCTGGTGGTAATAAAATCACTTACTTTTCCGTCAGTTGTTAATAACAACAAACCTTCCGATTTAGCATCTAATCTACCAACAGCCATGGTTTTTTCTGGAAAGTCGTATAATTCACCTAACAGTTTATGTTTTCCTCCCTTTTTTTGATTGGTAATAAATTGTGATAAGAAACCATAAGGCTTGTATATCATGAAGTGGCGATGATTTGACATCCTTACTTTTTTAAGAAGTACAATATTACAAAATGTAACATAAAAATATAGGATAATAAGCCTAGTTTTTCATAACTTAGCCATTCTTATTATTTAAAATAATTAGCACGATTTATGGCAGCAGATAAAGAGAAAGAAGCGAAACTAAAAGCGCTTCAACTTACACTAGATAAGTTAGATAAAACCTACGGTAAGGGAACGGTAATGAAGTTAGGCGACAGCCAAGTAGAAGACATAGATGCAATATCGTCGGGTTCTTTAGGATTGGATTTAGCCTTAGGAGTAGGAGGATATCCTCGCGGAAGAATTATAGAAATTTACGGACCAGAATCTTCGGGTAAAACAACCTTAACTATTCACGCGATTGCCGAAGCCCAAAAAGCAGGAGGAATTGCCGCTTTTATCGATGCAGAACACGCTTTCGATCGTTTTTATGCAGAGAGTTTAGGAGTAGATGTTGATAACTTAATTATTTCGCAACCCGATCATGGAGAACAAGCTTTAGAAATAACCGATAATTTGATTCGTTCAGGAGCGATTGATATTGTAGTCATTGACTCGGTTGCAGCCCTAACACCAAAATCTGAAATTGAAGGTGAAATGGGAGATTCTAAAATGGGATTACATGCACGCTTAATGTCACAAGCCTTACGTAAGCTAACAGGTACGATTAGTAAAACAAACTGTACGGTTATATTTATTAACCAGTTACGTGAAAAGATCGGAGTTATGTTCGGTAACCCTGAAACAACTACAGGAGGTAATGCTTTGAAGTTTTACGCATCGGTTCGTTTAGATATTCGTCGTAGAACACAAATTAAAGATGGCGATAGAGTAGTTGGTAACAGCACCAAAGTTAAGATTGTAAAAAATAAAGTAGCTCCACCTTTTCAACAAGCAGAATTTGATATTATGTATGGAGAAGGAATCTCAAAGGTGGGAGAAGTTTTAGACATTGGTGTAGAGTATGGAATTATAAAGAAAAGTGGCTCTTGGTTTAGTTATGGAGAAACGAAGTTAGGTCAGGGTAGAGATGCTGTAAAAGGTGTTATTAAAGACAATCCTGAACTAATGGAGGAGCTTGAAAATAAAATTAAAGAAGCTATTGAAAATCAAGAATAAGTAATTTAAATTTAAAGTTCAAACTATTACTATTTTTAAAGGCTGTTGAGAAATCAACAGCTTTTTTAATACCTGCTTATGAGATTGTATTAATTATACTTCACTTTACGTATTACTCGCATGGCCTCTTTGTATTTGATGTACGTGGTTTTATCTTCGAGGTTTTTAATGTAATATTTTGCTTTTTTAAGTTGTAGAGCAGCGCTTTCAAATCCGTTTAAATAACAGATTAAATAAGAAGTAGGGAGTCGATATACATCTTCGTGCTCGGTAACCGAAAGAGGTTTGTTGTTTACAATTTTTGCTACAATGCTGTTATTATTATTGTATATATGCTGTAAGATGTTGCTATCGTATTGAGGTGCCTCAAATAGAAATTCGGTAACAATATCATGCTTTCCGTTATCTTTGAAATTGATGATTGTTTTTTCTAGTGGATAGCGTTTTTCACTCTTGTCAATCCCTAAAACAATGTACTCGGTAATAATGAATGATTGTTCGTTATAATTGATTTGAACATCATCTAACGAAGAAAAAAACAAGCGGACTTGCTCATTTATCAGTTCAATATCAACACGTGTAAAAAATACCTCATCGTTAATTTTTTTCTGTTTCCCTGCCCAACACAACACAAATTGTTCGTTAAACACCTTGTATTGCGGATTGTACTCTGGTTTATGCCTGTTTATAAAATCAAAAACACCATCGAGGGTAAGTTGAATGTTATTACGAGCATTTTTTTCAATAGCTTCAACAATGGCTTTGTTATTGTTTTTAAGAACAATGTTTTCTTCCGCAGGCATTGAGTTGCTTCCTCTGCGATAAAAAATAGTTCCTTTACGATATTTCCAGGAATTCTTAGCTAAGGAGGTAATTAATTTGGTAGGATAAATTGTTACCAGTCCGATTACTTTATGTCGTTCTAAACGTGGAAAAGGAACATTTTCATATTCTATTTTCGGTGGGTTGTTCAGGTATGCATTTACCAAGTTTTGTATTTTACTATCGTCGTAAAAATCTACCCCAACAATTTTATTTTCTTCATCTTCAATACCAATAACAATATAAGAATTATTGGTAGGGTTCGAATTAGAAAGTGCGCAAACATGTTTAATAAATTTTGCTTTTCCTTCTTTAGAATCTAAAGATAACTTCTGCTTTTTATCATAAAAACTATTCTCATCGTTATGAGACAGTAAGTTTTTAATAAGTAAGCGCTTGTTAATCATTTTAAGGTACTTTATGCCCTTGGCTAGCCTCTAGTAGAGCAAACCAGTCTTCAGTTTCTAAAATAATTTTTTGTGCAGCTACCGCTTCGATTATTCGTTCTTTTTTGGTGGTTCCAATGACAGGAATTATTTGTGATGGATGTTGATAAAGCCAAGCTAACAATACTTGAGTTTCGGTAGCATTGTATTTTTGAGTCAACCTAAGCATTTCTTCTTTTATTTGAAGATTTTTAGTGGAATCTTCTGTAAAATAGGTGCCTAACGGACTCCAAGCCATCGGCTGAATATGATGAAGTTGCATATAGTTTAAATCTCCATTAAGCAAAGGTGTATAATGGCTTAACGAAGCTTCTATTTGATTTACCGAAACGGTGGTTTTACTTGCTATCAATTGTGTTTGTAGCGGAGTAAAATTAGAGAGCCCGAAATCTTTAATTTTTCCTTGCGATATGAGTGTTTCAATAGCCGCTGCAATTTCATCAGGGTGCATTAAAGGACTTGGCCTATGCAACAAAAGTAGATCTAAATATTCGGTTTTTAGGTTTTGTAAAGATTGCTCTACACTCCAAATAATGTACTTTTTTGAATAGTCGTAATGTTTAATTCTATTTGTTCTGGTATTTCCTGTATGCTGAATTCCACACTTAGAAATAAGCTGTATGTTTTCTCGTTTTATAGAACTTGATTCAAGTGCTTTTCCGAAGGAACTTTCTGTAGTATAGTCTCCATAAATATCTGCATGATCGAATGTAGTTACCTCATTTTGAACACAGGCTTCTATTAGGTTTACCATTTGGTGTGTATCTAAATTTTCACCCCAAATTCCCCATCGCATACACCCAGCAATTACGTTAGAATAATTAGTCATTTTCCTTGTGTATTATCGTTGCACTTGCTTGCGCTGTTGGATATACGATGAGATCTTCAATCGTTACATGGTAAGGGCGGGTTACTACAAAATAAATAATATCTGCAATATCTTCTGGTTGCAATGCTTTATAACCTTTATAAACGGTTTTAGCCCTTTCAGTATCTCCTTTAAAACGAACCTCAGAAAATTCGGTTTCTACCAATCCTGGATGAATCGCACTCACACGAATGTTGTGTTGGTTTAAGTCCATACGCATTCCTTTATTTAAGGCATTTACAGCAAACTTAGAAGCACAATATACATTTCCGTTAGGATACACATCTTTTCCTGCGGTAGAACCGATATTTACGATAAATCCGTTGTTGCGTTTCACCATTTGAGGAATGATGGCTTTTGAAACGTACAAAAGTCCTTTCACATTTCCATCAATCATCGCATCCCAGTCGTCAATACTTCCATCTTGAATACTATTCAATCCGTGCGCATTTCCAGCGTTGTTAATAAGAATATCAATATGTTTAAACTCACTAGGTAAGCTATTAATGGCTTTTTGTACTTCTTCGTTATAGCGAACATCAAATTGTAAAATATGTACTTTGGTAAATTCTGATAGTTCTTGTTGTAATTGTTGTAGCTTTTCAATACGTCGACCGCAAATAATTAAGCGGATGTTGTTTTTTGCAAAAAATTGAGCAGTTGCCTTGCCAATGCCAGAGGTTGCTCCTGTAATTAAAGCAGTTTGTTGCATGGTTTTTTGTTTTGCATAAAGGTAAACTTTTTATGTTATACCATTTCAAATTATAAATGGTATTATTATAAAACGAAAAACCGCCCCTAGCGGAGCGGTTCCTTTTAGTTGGCTACTACACCAACCAAAAATCAACTAACCAAACTTTATTTTTATGTCCTTTTCGGAACTATTTGTCTTTTTATCTTAGTACGTTTTCTACCGCTATTTTTTCCAGCCGGTTTTGTAGTACTTATTTTTTCTCCTTTGAGGTATTGTATAAACCCTCTTCCAGAAAAAACATACGTTGTCTCAGAACCTACGTGATACAACTCTATGGTTTCATCATTTATAACGGTTAAATCAAATTCTTCAGTATCTCCGTTATCATAATTAAGTGTTAAATATTTTAGGTCTTCAACACCTTGAACGTCTCGAACTATATAGCCTCCTACATAATCCCAATTAATGTAATCAACATCTGTGCCAAAAGGGTCATGTGACGAATAAAAGGTTACATTATTCTCAGGAGTGAACTGTAAATAGTGCTCTTCATCAAAAGGATTCGGAGTACCTCCAGAAGCATCGGTTCTTTCCCAAGCAACAAACTCTTGTAAGAAATATTCAATATTGTCATAAAATAACATATCGTAATCAAAAGTGTTTCTCTGGTAACCAATTAAATAATAACTTACGTTTTGTGATAAGTCGTCAATTCTAATTTCGTTATTAGAAAGTTGCACAATGTCAAATTCATAATAACCATCAATATCGTGACGCGCTTCTAATATGGTTCCGTAAGTTCTGTAATTTCCCACCGCAATTCCTAAACCATTTCCTGTTTTACCAATATCAACAATATTATTGTTCGCATACATGGTTCCATTAATAAAAGAAATGGTAAAAGCTCTCGATAAAAAAGGAACATCGCCGCTACCTGTTGTTCTGTGATAATCTATGTACCATAAATCATAACTTGAAATATATTGATTTAGTGCGAAACTATCCTCTACAATTTCATTCCTTACAACACACGACGTAAAGGTTACACCACTAATAAGCAGTAGTAAAAGTAATTTTATACGTTTCATAAGCATTCGTTTTATGGTT
It includes:
- a CDS encoding pseudouridine synthase, whose amino-acid sequence is MIYKPYGFLSQFITNQKKGGKHKLLGELYDFPEKTMAVGRLDAKSEGLLLLTTDGKVSDFITTRGDVEKEYYVQLDGAITSTAIEQLKNGVEIGFDGKKYRTKPCKVRLIDAPNLPERSKKIRDARHGPTPWISVTLTEGKFRQVRKMTSAVGFPTLRLVRVRIGDILLGNMQVGQVKEVGELI
- a CDS encoding aldo/keto reductase, whose translation is MTNYSNVIAGCMRWGIWGENLDTHQMVNLIEACVQNEVTTFDHADIYGDYTTESSFGKALESSSIKRENIQLISKCGIQHTGNTRTNRIKHYDYSKKYIIWSVEQSLQNLKTEYLDLLLLHRPSPLMHPDEIAAAIETLISQGKIKDFGLSNFTPLQTQLIASKTTVSVNQIEASLSHYTPLLNGDLNYMQLHHIQPMAWSPLGTYFTEDSTKNLQIKEEMLRLTQKYNATETQVLLAWLYQHPSQIIPVIGTTKKERIIEAVAAQKIILETEDWFALLEASQGHKVP
- a CDS encoding SDR family NAD(P)-dependent oxidoreductase; this translates as MQQTALITGATSGIGKATAQFFAKNNIRLIICGRRIEKLQQLQQELSEFTKVHILQFDVRYNEEVQKAINSLPSEFKHIDILINNAGNAHGLNSIQDGSIDDWDAMIDGNVKGLLYVSKAIIPQMVKRNNGFIVNIGSTAGKDVYPNGNVYCASKFAVNALNKGMRMDLNQHNIRVSAIHPGLVETEFSEVRFKGDTERAKTVYKGYKALQPEDIADIIYFVVTRPYHVTIEDLIVYPTAQASATIIHKEND
- the recA gene encoding recombinase RecA, whose protein sequence is MAADKEKEAKLKALQLTLDKLDKTYGKGTVMKLGDSQVEDIDAISSGSLGLDLALGVGGYPRGRIIEIYGPESSGKTTLTIHAIAEAQKAGGIAAFIDAEHAFDRFYAESLGVDVDNLIISQPDHGEQALEITDNLIRSGAIDIVVIDSVAALTPKSEIEGEMGDSKMGLHARLMSQALRKLTGTISKTNCTVIFINQLREKIGVMFGNPETTTGGNALKFYASVRLDIRRRTQIKDGDRVVGNSTKVKIVKNKVAPPFQQAEFDIMYGEGISKVGEVLDIGVEYGIIKKSGSWFSYGETKLGQGRDAVKGVIKDNPELMEELENKIKEAIENQE
- a CDS encoding ATP-binding protein, translated to MINKRLLIKNLLSHNDENSFYDKKQKLSLDSKEGKAKFIKHVCALSNSNPTNNSYIVIGIEDEENKIVGVDFYDDSKIQNLVNAYLNNPPKIEYENVPFPRLERHKVIGLVTIYPTKLITSLAKNSWKYRKGTIFYRRGSNSMPAEENIVLKNNNKAIVEAIEKNARNNIQLTLDGVFDFINRHKPEYNPQYKVFNEQFVLCWAGKQKKINDEVFFTRVDIELINEQVRLFFSSLDDVQINYNEQSFIITEYIVLGIDKSEKRYPLEKTIINFKDNGKHDIVTEFLFEAPQYDSNILQHIYNNNNSIVAKIVNNKPLSVTEHEDVYRLPTSYLICYLNGFESAALQLKKAKYYIKNLEDKTTYIKYKEAMRVIRKVKYN